The following proteins come from a genomic window of Pseudomonas sp. MAG733B:
- a CDS encoding RidA family protein codes for MPTHTRIRMFNTKDTYPNQSLDNDLCQAVRAGNTVYVRGQIGTDFDGNLVGLGDPGAQAEQAMKNVKQLLEEAGSDLSHIVKTTTYIIDPRYREPVYQVVGKWLKGVFPISTGLVISGLGQPQWLMEIDVIAVIPDDWQATPNL; via the coding sequence ATGCCTACTCACACGCGCATTCGCATGTTCAATACCAAGGACACGTACCCTAACCAGTCACTGGACAATGACCTTTGCCAGGCCGTACGGGCCGGCAACACGGTTTATGTGCGCGGTCAGATCGGCACCGATTTCGATGGCAACCTGGTGGGCCTTGGCGACCCGGGTGCCCAAGCTGAACAGGCGATGAAAAACGTCAAGCAGCTGCTGGAAGAGGCGGGGAGCGATCTTTCCCATATCGTCAAAACCACCACGTACATCATCGACCCGCGTTACCGTGAGCCGGTTTATCAGGTCGTTGGCAAGTGGTTGAAAGGCGTGTTCCCGATCTCGACGGGTCTGGTGATTTCCGGGCTGGGTCAACCGCAATGGCTGATGGAAATCGATGTGATTGCAGTCATCCCGGATGATTGGCAGGCAACGCCAAACCTGTAG